A genomic stretch from Mycobacterium malmoense includes:
- a CDS encoding alkane 1-monooxygenase: MTTLGQELEVWRDKKRRMWLMGLIAPTALFVMLPIIWGLNRLGWHAAAQAPLWIGPILLYVLLPILDLRFGPDGQNPPDEVMERLENDKYYRYCTYAFIPFQYLSVVLGAYLFTAANLSWLGFDGLLGWAGKLGVALSVGVLGGVGINTAHEMGHKKDALERWLSKITLAQTCYGHFYIEHNRGHHVRVATPEDPASSRFGETFWEFLPRSVFGGLRSSLRLEAQRLRRLGKSPWNPRTYLSNDVLNAWAMSIILWGVLIAVFGPALIPFVIIQAVFGFGLLEAVNYLEHYGLLRQQNANGRYERCAPVHSWNSDHVVTNLFLYHLQRHSDHHANPTRRYQTLRSMEGAPNLPSGYASMIALTYFPPLWRKVMDHRVLAHYDGDITRVNVQPRLRQKLLAQSGVTK, translated from the coding sequence ATGACCACACTCGGACAGGAGCTAGAGGTCTGGCGGGACAAGAAGCGCCGCATGTGGCTCATGGGACTGATCGCGCCGACGGCGCTGTTCGTGATGCTGCCGATCATCTGGGGGCTCAACCGGCTCGGCTGGCACGCCGCCGCGCAGGCGCCGCTGTGGATCGGGCCGATCCTGCTCTACGTCCTGCTGCCGATCCTCGACCTGCGCTTCGGGCCCGACGGACAAAACCCGCCCGACGAGGTCATGGAGCGGCTGGAAAACGACAAGTACTACCGCTACTGCACCTACGCCTTCATCCCCTTCCAGTACCTCAGCGTGGTTTTGGGCGCCTACCTGTTCACCGCCGCGAACCTGAGCTGGCTCGGCTTCGACGGCCTGTTGGGCTGGGCGGGCAAGCTCGGCGTGGCGCTGTCGGTCGGCGTGCTGGGCGGCGTCGGCATCAACACCGCCCACGAGATGGGGCATAAGAAGGACGCGCTGGAGCGGTGGCTGTCCAAGATCACCCTGGCGCAGACCTGCTACGGCCACTTCTACATCGAGCACAACCGCGGCCACCACGTCCGCGTCGCCACCCCGGAGGACCCGGCGTCGTCGCGCTTCGGCGAGACGTTCTGGGAGTTCTTGCCGCGCAGCGTCTTTGGCGGCCTCCGCTCGTCGTTGCGGCTGGAGGCGCAGCGGCTGCGCCGGTTGGGTAAGAGCCCGTGGAACCCCAGGACCTACCTGTCCAACGACGTGCTCAACGCCTGGGCGATGTCGATAATCCTGTGGGGCGTGCTGATCGCGGTGTTCGGCCCGGCGCTGATTCCGTTCGTGATCATCCAGGCCGTCTTCGGTTTCGGCCTGCTCGAAGCGGTCAACTACCTCGAGCACTACGGGCTGCTGCGGCAGCAGAACGCCAACGGCCGCTACGAGCGGTGCGCGCCGGTGCACAGCTGGAATTCCGACCATGTCGTCACCAACCTGTTCCTGTACCACCTGCAGCGGCACAGCGACCACCACGCCAACCCGACCCGCCGGTACCAGACGCTGCGCAGCATGGAAGGCGCACCCAACCTGCCCAGCGGGTACGCGTCGATGATCGCGCTCACCTACTTCCCGCCGCTGTGGCGCAAGGTGATGGACCACCGGGTGCTGGCGCACTACGACGGCGACATCACCCGGGTCAACGTGCAGCCGCGCCTGCGTCAGAAGCTGCTCGCCCAATCCGGGGTGACCAAATGA
- a CDS encoding rubredoxin: protein MAAYRCPVCDYVYDEAKGDVREGFPAGTRWEQIPDEWCCPDCAVREKPDFEKVGVNA from the coding sequence ATGGCCGCCTACCGGTGCCCGGTCTGCGACTATGTCTACGACGAGGCCAAAGGCGATGTGCGGGAAGGCTTTCCGGCGGGCACGCGGTGGGAGCAGATTCCCGACGAGTGGTGCTGCCCGGATTGCGCGGTGCGCGAGAAACCAGATTTCGAGAAGGTGGGAGTGAACGCATGA
- the rubB gene encoding rubredoxin RubB, which translates to MSDYKLFRCIQCGFEYDEALGWPEDGIAPGTRWDDIPEDWSCPDCGAAKSDFEMVEVARS; encoded by the coding sequence ATGAGTGACTACAAACTGTTCCGCTGCATCCAGTGCGGCTTCGAGTACGACGAGGCGCTGGGCTGGCCGGAAGACGGCATCGCCCCCGGCACCCGCTGGGACGACATCCCCGAGGACTGGAGCTGCCCGGACTGCGGGGCGGCCAAATCCGACTTCGAGATGGTCGAGGTCGCTAGGTCCTGA
- the alkX gene encoding TetR family transcriptional regulator AlkX, with amino-acid sequence MPYAEASRVLLRDSVLDAMRDLLLTRDWSAITLSDVARAAGISRQTIYNEFGSRQGLAQGYALRLADRLVDAVHAALDVNVGDIHEAFLQGFRAFFSESAADPLVISLLTGVAKPDLLQIITVDSAPIITRASARLTSALTQSWIATSDEDAGVLARAIVRLCLSYVSMPPEADHDVAADLARLMTPFAERHGVVNVP; translated from the coding sequence ATGCCGTACGCCGAGGCGTCGCGGGTCCTGCTGCGTGACTCCGTCCTCGATGCGATGCGGGACCTGCTGCTGACCCGGGACTGGTCGGCCATCACGCTGTCGGACGTGGCCCGCGCCGCGGGCATCAGCCGGCAGACCATTTACAACGAGTTCGGCTCGCGGCAAGGCCTGGCGCAGGGTTATGCCCTGCGCCTGGCCGATCGCCTGGTCGACGCCGTCCATGCCGCCCTGGACGTCAACGTCGGTGACATCCACGAAGCGTTTCTGCAGGGTTTTCGTGCCTTTTTCTCAGAGTCGGCGGCCGACCCGTTGGTGATCTCGTTGCTGACCGGCGTCGCCAAGCCCGATCTGCTGCAGATCATCACCGTCGACAGCGCGCCCATCATCACCCGGGCGTCGGCACGCCTGACCTCGGCATTGACCCAAAGCTGGATCGCCACCAGCGACGAGGACGCCGGTGTGTTGGCGCGCGCCATTGTCAGGCTGTGCTTGAGCTACGTGTCCATGCCGCCCGAAGCCGATCACGACGTCGCGGCGGACCTGGCCCGGTTGATGACGCCGTTCGCGGAGCGTCACGGCGTCGTCAACGTGCCCTGA
- the ahcY gene encoding adenosylhomocysteinase codes for MTTTEKSLTPEVRNGIEFKIADLSLADFGRKEIRLAEHEMPGLMSLRREYAEVAPLKGARISGSLHMTVQTAVLIETLTALGAEVRWASCNIFSTQDHAAAAVVIGPHGTAEEPQGVPVFAWKGETLEEYWWAAEQALTWPGEPANMILDDGGDATMLVLRGAQFEKAGVVPPAEEDDPAEWKVFLDLLRRRFETDKGKWTKISESVKGVTEETTTGVLRLYQFAAAGDLAFPAINVNDSVTKSKFDNKYGCRHSLIDGINRGTDALIGGKKVLICGYGDVGKGCAESVKGQGARVVVTEIDPINALQALMEGYDVKQVEDIIGDADIVVTATGNKDIITLEHMRAMKDQAILGNIGHFDNEIQMARLEKSGATKLNIKPQVDQWTFPDTGKSIIVLSEGRLLNLGNATGHPSFVMSNSFSNQVIAQIELWTKNDEYDNEVYRLPKHLDEKVARIHVEALGGKLTKLTKEQAEYIGVDVEGPYKADHYRY; via the coding sequence ATGACGACGACCGAAAAGTCGCTGACCCCCGAAGTTCGTAACGGCATCGAGTTCAAGATCGCCGATCTCTCGCTCGCGGACTTCGGCCGCAAGGAGATTCGGCTGGCCGAGCACGAGATGCCCGGCCTGATGTCGCTGCGTCGCGAGTACGCGGAGGTCGCGCCGCTGAAGGGCGCGCGCATTTCGGGCTCGCTGCACATGACGGTGCAGACCGCGGTGCTGATCGAAACCCTGACCGCGCTGGGAGCCGAGGTCCGGTGGGCGTCGTGCAACATCTTCTCGACCCAGGACCACGCGGCCGCGGCCGTCGTCATCGGCCCGCACGGCACTGCCGAGGAGCCCCAGGGCGTGCCGGTCTTCGCGTGGAAGGGCGAGACCCTCGAGGAGTATTGGTGGGCCGCCGAGCAGGCGCTGACCTGGCCCGGCGAGCCGGCGAACATGATCCTCGACGACGGCGGTGACGCCACCATGCTGGTGCTGCGCGGTGCGCAATTCGAGAAGGCCGGCGTGGTGCCGCCCGCCGAAGAGGACGACCCCGCGGAGTGGAAGGTCTTCCTGGACCTGCTGCGCCGTCGCTTCGAGACCGACAAGGGCAAGTGGACGAAGATCTCCGAGTCGGTCAAGGGCGTCACCGAGGAGACCACCACCGGCGTGCTGCGGCTCTACCAGTTCGCGGCGGCCGGGGATCTGGCGTTCCCGGCGATCAACGTCAACGACTCGGTGACCAAGTCCAAGTTCGACAACAAGTACGGCTGCCGGCACTCCCTGATCGACGGCATCAACCGCGGCACCGACGCGCTGATCGGCGGCAAGAAGGTGCTGATCTGCGGTTACGGGGACGTCGGCAAGGGCTGCGCGGAGTCGGTCAAGGGCCAGGGGGCGCGGGTCGTCGTCACCGAGATCGACCCGATCAACGCGCTGCAGGCCCTGATGGAGGGCTACGACGTCAAGCAGGTCGAAGACATCATCGGCGACGCCGACATCGTCGTCACCGCGACCGGCAACAAGGACATCATCACGCTCGAGCACATGCGGGCGATGAAGGACCAGGCGATCCTGGGCAACATCGGCCACTTCGACAACGAGATCCAGATGGCCAGGCTGGAGAAGTCGGGGGCGACGAAGCTCAACATCAAGCCGCAGGTCGACCAGTGGACCTTCCCCGACACCGGTAAGTCGATCATCGTGCTCTCCGAGGGCCGGCTGCTCAACCTCGGTAACGCCACCGGTCACCCGTCGTTCGTGATGAGCAACAGCTTCTCCAACCAGGTGATCGCCCAGATCGAGCTGTGGACCAAGAACGACGAGTACGACAACGAGGTGTACCGGCTGCCCAAGCACCTTGACGAGAAGGTGGCCCGCATTCACGTGGAAGCGCTCGGTGGCAAGCTGACCAAGCTGACCAAGGAGCAGGCCGAGTACATCGGCGTCGACGTCGAGGGCCCGTACAAGGCGGACCACTACCGCTACTGA
- a CDS encoding RES family NAD+ phosphorylase yields the protein MRLTVFRHAAYDSPWWVFPSSRAGRFHRANSDTVQYLGLHPLGPAAEMLRHHVGPNGNPDDVVLNLWTALVDVDDPTRVDFDDCARYGLTPDDLVGDDYAVTQALADAVRGSGATAMIVPSAALPGTHNLILFGVRLLNPFLSTPVMSEEIPTGHLSDGARSPAEVAPHVRWFGAPHRAAEQWKATGNYDLFDDPIAARW from the coding sequence ATGAGGCTCACGGTCTTTCGGCACGCAGCGTACGACTCGCCGTGGTGGGTGTTCCCCAGCTCGCGCGCCGGCCGGTTCCACCGCGCCAACAGCGACACGGTCCAGTACCTGGGTCTTCACCCGCTTGGCCCCGCCGCCGAGATGCTTCGCCACCACGTCGGCCCGAACGGCAATCCGGACGACGTCGTCCTGAATCTGTGGACGGCGCTCGTCGATGTGGATGACCCGACCCGGGTCGATTTCGACGACTGCGCGCGGTACGGGCTGACGCCCGACGACCTCGTGGGCGACGACTACGCCGTTACGCAAGCCTTGGCCGATGCCGTTCGGGGCAGCGGAGCCACCGCGATGATCGTGCCCTCGGCCGCGCTGCCGGGGACCCACAACCTGATCCTGTTTGGCGTGCGGCTCCTCAACCCCTTCCTGAGCACACCGGTGATGTCTGAAGAGATCCCCACCGGTCACCTCAGCGACGGCGCTCGTTCCCCCGCCGAGGTGGCCCCGCACGTCCGCTGGTTCGGCGCCCCGCACCGGGCAGCCGAGCAGTGGAAGGCCACCGGCAATTACGACCTGTTCGACGACCCGATCGCCGCGCGGTGGTAG
- a CDS encoding dTMP kinase has product MLIAIEGVDGAGKRTLTEGLRNAFEANGKSVATLTFPRYGQSVVADIAAEALHGEHGDLASSAYAMATLFALDRAGAVDEIERLQRDHDVVILDRYVASNAAYTAARLHQDAAGDATTWVHQLEYRRLRLPAPDWQILLNVPAELAGQRARSRAQSDPGRARDSYERDDGLQRRTGAVYAGLAAAGWGGRWLVVDANVDPGRLAATLTAK; this is encoded by the coding sequence GTGCTGATCGCGATCGAAGGGGTCGACGGCGCCGGCAAGCGGACGCTGACCGAAGGCCTGCGCAACGCCTTCGAGGCGAACGGGAAGTCGGTGGCCACGCTCACGTTCCCGCGGTACGGACAGTCGGTGGTCGCCGACATCGCGGCCGAGGCGCTGCACGGCGAGCACGGCGACCTCGCGTCGTCGGCGTACGCGATGGCCACGCTCTTCGCGCTCGACCGCGCCGGCGCGGTCGACGAGATCGAGCGGCTACAGCGCGACCACGACGTAGTGATCCTGGACCGCTACGTCGCCTCCAACGCGGCCTACACCGCCGCCCGCCTGCACCAGGACGCGGCAGGGGACGCAACGACCTGGGTACATCAGCTCGAATACCGGCGGCTACGGCTGCCGGCGCCGGACTGGCAGATACTGCTGAACGTGCCCGCCGAGCTCGCCGGACAGCGGGCGCGAAGTCGGGCGCAGAGCGATCCGGGCCGGGCGCGCGACAGCTACGAACGCGACGACGGGCTGCAGCGGCGCACCGGCGCGGTGTACGCCGGGCTGGCCGCCGCGGGCTGGGGCGGACGCTGGCTGGTGGTCGACGCGAACGTCGATCCGGGCCGGCTGGCCGCCACTTTGACGGCCAAATAG
- the mtrA gene encoding two-component system response regulator MtrA: MDSMRQRILVVDDDASLAEMLTIVLRGEGFDTAVIGDGTQALTAVRELRPDLVLLDLMLPGMNGIDVCRVLRADSGVPIVMLTAKTDTVDVVLGLESGADDYIMKPFKPKELVARVRARLRRNDDEPAEMLSIADVDIDVPAHKVTRNGEQISLTPLEFDLLVALARKPRQVFTRDVLLEQVWGYRHPADTRLVNVHVQRLRAKVEKDPENPTVVLTVRGVGYKAGPP; this comes from the coding sequence ATGGACTCCATGAGGCAAAGGATTTTGGTCGTCGATGACGACGCTTCGCTGGCAGAGATGCTGACCATCGTGCTGCGTGGGGAGGGCTTCGACACCGCGGTCATCGGCGACGGGACCCAGGCCCTGACCGCCGTGCGTGAGCTGCGGCCCGACCTGGTGCTGCTGGACCTGATGCTCCCGGGCATGAACGGCATCGACGTGTGCCGGGTGTTGCGCGCCGATTCCGGCGTTCCGATCGTGATGCTGACGGCCAAGACCGACACCGTGGACGTGGTGCTGGGCCTGGAGTCCGGCGCCGACGACTACATCATGAAGCCGTTCAAGCCCAAGGAGCTGGTCGCCCGGGTGCGGGCCCGGCTGCGGCGCAACGACGACGAGCCCGCCGAGATGCTGTCCATCGCCGACGTCGACATCGACGTGCCGGCACACAAGGTGACCCGCAACGGCGAGCAGATCTCCCTAACACCCCTCGAGTTCGACCTGCTGGTCGCGCTGGCACGCAAACCGCGGCAGGTGTTTACTCGTGATGTGCTGCTCGAACAGGTGTGGGGATATCGTCACCCGGCGGACACCCGCCTGGTGAACGTGCACGTCCAGCGTCTGCGGGCCAAGGTTGAGAAAGACCCTGAGAACCCGACTGTGGTGTTGACCGTTCGAGGAGTGGGATACAAGGCCGGACCCCCGTGA